The nucleotide sequence ATAGGGGAGGCATTGGAAAGTAAAATATCAAAGGAAATTTTATGCCTTCCGGAAGATAAGGTGACAGAGAAGGAGCTGCGCTGTGCTGATGCTTATGTAGCCTTTAAGCCAACAGATAATTTTGCTTTCTACAACATTAAATGGGTACATGCCTTAGGGGCTGGGGTAGATGGTTTTCTATTTGGACGGCAGTGGAAGAAGGATGTGCTGCTGACAAGAACAATCTGTTCTTTTGGTAAAAAGATAAGTGAATATTGCCTGAGTTATATACTTTCGGACCTGCAGCATCATAGAGAATTTAAGAAAAATCAGCAGGAAAAGCTTTGGAAACAGCTAACTCCTGCGTCTATAGGAAGTCAGACCATACTAATATTGGGGACAGGTGTAATTGGAAGTGAAGTTGCAAAGAGCCTAAGTTATTTTGGTGCAGAGGTTATAGGTGTATCCCTAAGTGGAAAGACAGTGAATTATTTCAATAGGACTATAAAGTTTAGTGATGTACAAGAATATTTAAGTAGGGTGGATTGGCTGATCAATACCTTGCCATTAACAGAGAGTACCCAAGGAATTATAGATGATAATATTTTTAAGTATCTAAATTCTGCAGGATTTATAAATGTAGGTAGGGGGAGTACGCTAAATGAAAAAGCTTTACTTAAGGCATTAGTCAATAACAATATCAAGATTGCTATTTTAGATGTGTTTCCCGCTGAGCCTCTTCCACTGGAATCTGAGTTATGGAGTAATTCCAATATAATAATCACGCCGCATATTTCTGCAATAACAGATGTTGATGAAGCCGTAGAGTGCTTTTTGAATACTTTGACAGGGATAGAAAGTGGGGAAACAAACTTAAAAAATAAAGTTAGTATAAAAAAGGGATATTAATTTATGTTATGACCTTATCAGTGCTTATATCCATATTAACAATAAGCTGTTTACTGAGGAGACAAGTAATATATGCTATTTATAAGTTAGCAGGACAGCGGAGAAAAATCTTCCTCAATTACTCATTCCTCACTGCTCATTACTCATTTAGAAAATTGCGTTGTGACGCAATTTTCTTTTATGTTTTACTAAAAATATGATATTATGCAAATGATATTATAAAAAGCATAATTAAGGAGAAAAGAAAGTGAAGGAACAGTTAAAAGAATTCTGTAAAACTTTAAACATTGAATATATAGGAATTGCACCGCCGGGACCCTATTATGAATTCGAAAAGATATGGAAGAATAAAATTGAAAAGGGACATGTATGTGGTTTTGAGGAGATGGATATAGAAAAGAGGGTATATCCTGAGATTACTCTTCCGGGGGTAAAGTCTGTCATTGTATGC is from Clostridium thermarum and encodes:
- a CDS encoding D-2-hydroxyacid dehydrogenase, whose amino-acid sequence is MSDINKILITGRLYREIGEALESKISKEILCLPEDKVTEKELRCADAYVAFKPTDNFAFYNIKWVHALGAGVDGFLFGRQWKKDVLLTRTICSFGKKISEYCLSYILSDLQHHREFKKNQQEKLWKQLTPASIGSQTILILGTGVIGSEVAKSLSYFGAEVIGVSLSGKTVNYFNRTIKFSDVQEYLSRVDWLINTLPLTESTQGIIDDNIFKYLNSAGFINVGRGSTLNEKALLKALVNNNIKIAILDVFPAEPLPLESELWSNSNIIITPHISAITDVDEAVECFLNTLTGIESGETNLKNKVSIKKGY